The Candidatus Obscuribacter sp. genome has a segment encoding these proteins:
- a CDS encoding fasciclin domain-containing protein gives MANIVETAVAAGTFKTLVAAVTEAGLVDTLSGPGPFTVFAPSDDAFAKLPAGTVEALLKDKPKLTSILTYHVVAGKHLAADVVKLNSVKTVQGQDASISVNGGASINDAKITATDIETSNGVIHVIDTVIMPK, from the coding sequence ATGGCTAATATTGTAGAGACAGCTGTTGCTGCTGGTACTTTTAAGACACTCGTGGCGGCTGTGACTGAAGCGGGTCTGGTAGACACATTGTCTGGTCCTGGTCCGTTCACCGTATTTGCACCCAGTGACGATGCTTTTGCCAAGCTACCTGCTGGTACTGTTGAGGCTCTGCTTAAGGACAAACCTAAGCTGACTTCTATATTGACCTATCATGTTGTCGCAGGTAAGCATCTCGCTGCTGATGTCGTCAAGCTAAATTCAGTCAAGACTGTTCAAGGTCAAGATGCTTCCATAAGCGTAAATGGTGGGGCTTCCATTAACGATGCGAAGATTACCGCGACTGATATCGAAACTAGCAATGGTGTTATTCACGTCATAGACACAGTAATTATGCCCAAATAA
- a CDS encoding GNAT family N-acetyltransferase translates to MSKQTVIIDGGSFIVRHFEHDDARALSQSANNRAIWLNLRDRFPHPYTEGDARKWIDFCQQYKPAANFAIAVDGSVAGGIGIMVQDDVHKHTAEIGYWLAEPHWGKGIMSKVVTDMTAWYFANFDLMRIYALAFDYNPASARVLQKAGYELEGRLKKSAIKDGRVLDQLVYARIT, encoded by the coding sequence ATGAGCAAACAAACAGTGATAATCGATGGTGGCAGTTTTATCGTGCGCCACTTTGAGCATGACGATGCCAGAGCACTCAGTCAGAGCGCCAACAACCGTGCTATCTGGCTCAATTTGCGTGATCGGTTTCCCCATCCTTACACAGAGGGTGACGCGCGCAAATGGATAGACTTTTGCCAGCAATACAAACCTGCCGCAAATTTTGCTATCGCTGTAGATGGCTCGGTGGCAGGCGGCATCGGCATTATGGTGCAAGATGATGTGCATAAACACACAGCAGAGATAGGCTATTGGCTGGCAGAACCGCACTGGGGCAAAGGCATAATGAGCAAAGTGGTCACTGACATGACTGCCTGGTACTTTGCCAATTTTGACTTGATGCGCATCTATGCCCTGGCCTTTGACTATAACCCAGCCTCAGCAAGAGTCTTGCAAAAAGCCGGCTATGAGCTGGAAGGACGCCTCAAAAAGTCCGCAATCAAGGACGGGCGCGTGCTTGACCAGCTTGTCTATGCGAGGATTACATAA
- a CDS encoding RDD family protein — protein MTDRLLHVWKIIADPDVKEDEWLKAYQIVGDTPPPPVVLASNYFVTPDYKAKKSRDACLEMALIIGRFGAFVVDGFLLSLVFAAVFSPILINDFWFKYFAGNQFLAVAGIAVKEQIGLLLTGYPLLLGPWAPLTGLIHNVTFPLVLFLPVLSWFYHAGFEASHLQATPGELLFGLKVTTMSGDKLSLQQATVRHFARFINTMTLGLSLFVPLINAQQRSIEDLVAGTIVSAKEHGKIEEFLEENLPSTEMLQPFQYR, from the coding sequence ATGACCGATAGACTTCTTCACGTGTGGAAAATTATCGCTGATCCTGATGTGAAAGAAGACGAGTGGCTAAAGGCGTATCAGATTGTCGGCGATACACCGCCACCACCAGTAGTACTGGCGAGCAATTACTTTGTTACACCTGACTACAAAGCAAAAAAAAGTCGCGATGCTTGCCTGGAAATGGCACTAATTATTGGGCGCTTTGGTGCTTTTGTGGTGGATGGCTTCCTGCTGTCGCTGGTATTTGCTGCAGTGTTTTCGCCTATCTTAATCAATGACTTCTGGTTCAAATACTTTGCTGGTAACCAATTCTTAGCTGTGGCTGGCATCGCAGTCAAAGAACAAATCGGACTACTTCTCACTGGCTATCCTCTTTTGCTCGGACCCTGGGCGCCGCTGACAGGCCTGATTCATAATGTCACTTTTCCTTTGGTCCTATTTTTGCCAGTACTGAGCTGGTTTTATCATGCTGGTTTTGAGGCCAGTCATCTGCAAGCCACACCTGGTGAGCTATTGTTTGGTCTCAAGGTGACCACAATGAGCGGCGATAAGCTCAGTTTGCAGCAAGCTACAGTGCGACACTTCGCTAGATTTATCAATACCATGACACTCGGACTGAGTCTCTTTGTACCCCTTATAAATGCCCAACAGCGCAGTATCGAAGACCTGGTCGCTGGCACTATTGTCAGCGCAAAAGAACACGGCAAGATTGAAGAATTTCTCGAAGAAAACCTGCCATCAACTGAAATGCTGCAGCCCTTTCAATACAGATGA
- a CDS encoding fasciclin domain-containing protein, which yields MVGAIAGPGCCDKRSDSKADAAQKDIVDTAVSAGKFNTLAKALGEAGLVDTLKGKGPFTVFAPDDAAFAKVPADALNALLADKAKLTKVLTYHVVSGEVLAKKVVKLKSAKTLEGSDVAIKTTDGKVVVGDANVTATDIKCSNGVIHVIDKVLMPQ from the coding sequence ATGGTTGGCGCTATTGCTGGTCCTGGATGTTGCGACAAAAGGTCAGATTCAAAAGCTGATGCCGCTCAAAAAGATATAGTCGATACTGCCGTTTCCGCTGGTAAGTTCAATACTCTAGCTAAGGCTCTGGGTGAGGCTGGCTTGGTAGATACACTCAAGGGCAAAGGACCATTCACGGTCTTCGCTCCAGATGATGCTGCTTTTGCAAAGGTACCTGCTGATGCACTAAACGCACTCCTTGCAGACAAAGCAAAACTGACCAAAGTTTTGACATACCATGTTGTTAGCGGTGAGGTTTTAGCCAAAAAGGTAGTTAAGCTAAAATCAGCCAAGACGCTCGAGGGTTCTGACGTTGCAATCAAGACTACAGACGGCAAAGTGGTCGTAGGCGACGCCAATGTCACAGCCACAGACATCAAATGCTCTAACGGTGTCATTCATGTGATTGATAAGGTCTTGATGCCTCAATAA
- a CDS encoding YkgJ family cysteine cluster protein, translating to MPDQPAQDLPQQDSPKDHATPANAALTLLIPEGVRYNCQGCGRCCSGWSVGMTQEDYDRIKHVDWQSLHPKLAGKELFIHREKEFEAGVAGHPHYTKPREDGTCPFLIDKLCFIHGHLGEDQKPLTCRIFPYSFVETPSGVYTGVVYNSMAAAQNAGNLLSDQRESLMDYLSLTRDYARAIHRMPGTPPAPGVTNNPEAASAAGVSAPTAADSTTANPSVAAPDATPAMPSAPRTVKIDQSPNSTVELTMGLSITWDEFLHVEDKLMDTVLNRKDLDIFQLLPAGSEIFNMAIKLKRAGEPMSKLKDFDPVVPRSGDVTPGGVEEMTLRAMFYRFYIYPSIRVDEKDLWQMQKTNVSKNMFTVVRSFAKYSSSAIDTIVLKHGKVPIVGRMDLDKSLKRKFKPFNSDINEFFRRWIYLKLFAKTYFGAPAAGFCVVSGYNCLMSAFISAVLFAKCNAIHRKQDEIVIEDLHEAYWRLDRELLTMSQVSINESKAYNFAFAVPRLFHKMLYSLEDSLKA from the coding sequence ATGCCCGACCAACCAGCCCAAGATTTGCCTCAACAGGACTCGCCAAAAGACCACGCCACTCCCGCCAATGCCGCATTGACACTGCTCATACCAGAAGGTGTGCGTTACAACTGTCAGGGCTGTGGCCGCTGCTGCTCAGGCTGGTCAGTCGGTATGACCCAGGAAGATTACGATCGCATCAAGCATGTGGATTGGCAATCACTCCACCCTAAACTAGCTGGTAAAGAGCTATTTATCCACCGCGAAAAAGAATTTGAAGCAGGCGTGGCTGGTCACCCTCATTACACCAAGCCACGTGAAGATGGCACCTGCCCATTTTTGATTGACAAACTCTGCTTTATCCACGGTCATCTAGGTGAAGACCAAAAGCCACTGACCTGTCGCATTTTTCCCTATTCCTTTGTTGAGACTCCATCAGGTGTGTACACCGGGGTGGTCTATAACAGCATGGCAGCTGCTCAAAACGCAGGCAATCTGCTATCGGACCAGCGCGAATCTTTGATGGATTACCTGTCCTTGACCAGAGATTATGCCCGCGCTATCCACAGGATGCCCGGCACACCGCCAGCTCCTGGTGTGACAAATAATCCAGAAGCTGCGTCTGCTGCCGGTGTAAGTGCACCAACTGCTGCTGATAGCACCACAGCCAATCCCTCAGTAGCTGCTCCAGATGCCACTCCCGCCATGCCATCGGCACCGCGCACAGTTAAAATTGATCAGAGCCCAAACTCCACAGTGGAGTTAACGATGGGTCTATCGATTACATGGGATGAGTTTTTGCATGTCGAAGACAAGCTCATGGACACTGTTCTCAATCGCAAAGATCTCGATATCTTTCAGCTTTTGCCGGCCGGCTCTGAGATTTTTAACATGGCAATCAAGCTAAAAAGAGCTGGTGAGCCAATGAGCAAGCTCAAAGACTTTGATCCAGTGGTACCACGCAGTGGTGATGTAACACCTGGCGGAGTTGAAGAAATGACTCTGAGAGCGATGTTTTATCGCTTTTATATCTATCCTTCTATCCGTGTTGACGAAAAAGACCTCTGGCAGATGCAAAAGACCAATGTCAGCAAGAACATGTTTACTGTTGTGCGTTCTTTTGCCAAATACAGCTCATCGGCTATCGACACTATCGTGCTAAAACACGGCAAAGTACCGATTGTCGGTCGCATGGATCTGGATAAGAGCTTAAAGCGCAAATTCAAGCCATTTAACTCTGATATCAATGAGTTTTTCCGTCGCTGGATCTATCTCAAACTCTTCGCCAAAACTTACTTTGGCGCTCCAGCAGCTGGTTTTTGTGTAGTCAGCGGCTACAACTGTTTGATGTCTGCCTTTATATCCGCAGTGCTTTTTGCCAAATGCAACGCAATCCATCGCAAGCAAGACGAAATAGTAATAGAAGACTTGCACGAAGCCTACTGGCGCCTGGACCGCGAGCTGTTAACGATGAGCCAGGTGAGCATCAATGAGAGCAAAGCCTATAACTTTGCCTTTGCTGTACCAAGGCTCTTCCACAAGATGCTCTACTCACTGGAAGACAGCCTCAAAGCCTGA
- a CDS encoding patatin-like phospholipase family protein, translating to MKLSRQLGVLAALTVTFTSSLGAIAQVTEASSAASATSASESLSTATTTKIANKTPRIGLALGGGGARGAAHVGVMKVLLQEGIPIDVIAGTSIGSVVGGLYAAGVPMDTLAQKFDNSELMKQFMTVPITVRVLVAPIMILPRVFGARPYDGLYKGVKFRNYANKLAGEKTEIAKLNIPYAAIVTNMVSGESCRLTTGDLGTAMQASTAVPGLRKPVEIDNKLYCDGGLICNVPVDHVREMGADFVIAVDIDEPMVEVPLKNFRKIGSVSQQALRIQLNAQDNMYNKNADVVIHPDTDGISLISRKKQDGSRGLQAGEKAARAALPEIKRKLSAIGVACTPAVSMH from the coding sequence ATGAAATTATCTCGTCAACTAGGCGTCCTTGCCGCATTAACGGTAACTTTTACGTCCAGTTTGGGAGCTATTGCTCAAGTCACAGAGGCATCTAGTGCCGCATCCGCTACCTCTGCTAGTGAGTCGCTCAGTACAGCCACGACTACCAAAATCGCCAACAAAACTCCTCGTATCGGTCTGGCTCTCGGTGGTGGTGGCGCCCGTGGTGCTGCTCACGTGGGCGTGATGAAAGTCTTATTGCAAGAAGGTATCCCAATCGACGTAATTGCTGGGACCAGTATTGGTTCAGTTGTCGGTGGACTTTATGCTGCTGGCGTGCCAATGGATACACTGGCTCAAAAGTTTGATAACTCAGAGCTGATGAAGCAGTTTATGACAGTGCCAATTACTGTCAGAGTGCTTGTTGCACCAATTATGATTTTGCCTCGTGTCTTTGGTGCTCGTCCTTATGACGGACTCTATAAAGGCGTTAAATTCCGCAACTATGCTAACAAATTGGCTGGCGAAAAAACCGAAATCGCCAAACTCAATATCCCTTATGCTGCCATCGTCACCAACATGGTTAGCGGCGAGAGCTGCCGCCTCACCACTGGTGATCTTGGTACGGCGATGCAAGCCAGTACAGCTGTGCCTGGTCTGCGTAAGCCTGTAGAGATAGACAACAAACTCTATTGCGATGGTGGTTTGATTTGCAACGTCCCAGTTGATCACGTTAGAGAGATGGGTGCTGACTTTGTTATCGCCGTCGATATCGACGAGCCGATGGTAGAAGTACCGCTCAAAAATTTTCGTAAGATTGGCTCGGTTAGCCAACAAGCTTTGCGCATCCAGCTCAATGCTCAAGACAATATGTACAACAAAAACGCTGATGTTGTGATTCACCCAGATACAGACGGTATCTCACTGATCTCGCGCAAAAAACAAGACGGCTCAAGAGGATTGCAAGCCGGTGAAAAAGCCGCTCGTGCTGCTTTGCCTGAAATTAAGCGCAAACTCTCAGCAATAGGCGTGGCTTGTACTCCTGCGGTCTCGATGCACTAA
- a CDS encoding TIGR00266 family protein: MKSHEIDYQIIGDDMQMVEIELDPGETVIAEAGAMNYMEDGIHFEAKMGDGTDTNANIMGKLFSAGKRMMAGESLMITHFSNRGQGKQRVAFSAPYPGKIIAFELAQLGGQVICQREGFLCAALGTKLDIAFTQRIGAGFFGGEGFVLQKLSGDGKAFVHACGTIIKRELKGETLRVDTGCIVAFTPGIDYSIARAGNLKSMVFGGEGLFLATLQGTGTVWLQSLPFSRLANRIIQNAPRAGGQPSEQGGVFGALGGLLQQD, translated from the coding sequence ATCAAATCCCACGAAATCGACTATCAAATTATTGGCGATGACATGCAAATGGTCGAAATCGAGCTAGATCCTGGCGAAACAGTGATTGCCGAAGCCGGAGCCATGAACTACATGGAAGATGGCATCCATTTTGAAGCCAAAATGGGTGATGGCACAGACACCAACGCCAACATTATGGGCAAGCTATTTAGCGCTGGTAAGCGCATGATGGCGGGCGAATCACTGATGATTACCCACTTTTCAAATCGTGGTCAAGGCAAACAAAGAGTGGCCTTTTCTGCTCCCTATCCAGGCAAAATCATTGCCTTTGAACTAGCGCAATTGGGTGGTCAGGTCATCTGCCAAAGAGAAGGCTTCCTCTGTGCGGCTCTTGGTACAAAGCTAGATATCGCATTTACTCAGCGCATTGGCGCTGGCTTTTTTGGTGGTGAAGGCTTTGTCTTGCAAAAGCTGAGCGGTGATGGCAAAGCATTTGTCCACGCCTGCGGCACAATCATCAAACGTGAGCTAAAAGGCGAAACACTGAGAGTAGATACAGGCTGTATCGTTGCTTTTACACCAGGCATTGATTACTCAATCGCTCGCGCTGGCAATCTCAAGTCAATGGTATTTGGTGGAGAAGGCTTATTTTTAGCCACTCTCCAGGGCACAGGTACAGTATGGCTACAAAGTCTGCCCTTTAGCCGTCTGGCCAACCGCATCATCCAAAACGCTCCCCGCGCTGGTGGTCAACCATCAGAGCAAGGCGGAGTGTTCGGTGCGCTCGGTGGACTGTTGCAGCAGGACTAA
- a CDS encoding SRPBCC family protein, translating into MKNKKTLSILLALLALPLYAASSFAQQSNQSVNGLNVQKVRPSARKVSAMPIAHIEKRGHLTYAVGSVVINAPREKVWDILVDYDKSPEIFANLSLCKVVGKEGEVKLVRQVVKPGGPIKFDYIVNLTETRPSLIKWNRRSGSLKEVMGTWELEAPAHTSDIAAVNSTPCTTVTYSIHLDGGFALPPWLLASQVKGYLPTVLSALKTRVETKPGTSS; encoded by the coding sequence TTGAAGAACAAAAAAACTCTATCAATTCTACTTGCCTTGCTTGCACTACCACTATATGCTGCCAGCTCATTTGCGCAGCAGTCCAATCAGTCCGTTAATGGTCTAAATGTCCAAAAAGTTAGACCGTCAGCGAGGAAGGTCAGTGCCATGCCAATTGCTCATATCGAGAAGAGGGGTCATCTGACTTATGCTGTGGGCTCAGTAGTGATAAATGCCCCTCGCGAAAAGGTCTGGGACATACTGGTCGACTATGACAAATCTCCCGAAATTTTTGCCAACTTGAGCCTCTGCAAAGTTGTCGGCAAAGAAGGCGAGGTAAAACTGGTAAGACAGGTGGTCAAACCTGGCGGTCCTATCAAGTTTGACTATATAGTCAATTTAACTGAAACCAGACCAAGCCTTATCAAATGGAACAGACGCTCAGGCTCACTAAAAGAGGTTATGGGTACCTGGGAGCTGGAAGCTCCTGCGCATACATCTGACATTGCCGCGGTCAATTCTACGCCCTGCACCACTGTGACTTATAGCATTCATCTAGATGGTGGATTTGCGCTGCCACCGTGGTTGCTAGCGTCTCAAGTCAAAGGTTATCTTCCCACTGTCTTAAGTGCCCTCAAGACAAGGGTGGAAACCAAACCAGGTACCAGCTCATGA
- a CDS encoding PQQ-dependent sugar dehydrogenase, with protein MTSDTTVVKRRKPLTAWFVLATLILLVGYIWVENHYMQDSQPSIAEVQKKLNQLKLPPGFKIELYARVPFARQLALADNLLFVGARQNDRVHVIVDKDRDSKADAIIPIRGFKSPNGVAFKDDTLYIGEVDRILKIDHISKVYGDNPRAKLYKDGLPADTHHGWKYIRFAPDGTLFTAQGMPCNICEKEDPIYGTILNLDKKNNWQIYASGVRNSVGFDWQPGSGDLWFTDNGRDWLGDDLPPDELNHASAPGMFFGFPYRYGNNVPDPEYGDKLHFGAKVKDANALTAPARSLNAHVAALGMRFCNSKSFPSQYKNTVFICEHGSWNRSKPIGYRIMAVDLSQNPPTYTPFITGWQQPDGTPWGRPVDLTFASDGSMFISDDHAGVVYRLTYQGEH; from the coding sequence ATGACCAGCGACACAACAGTGGTAAAACGGCGCAAACCCCTGACAGCATGGTTTGTATTAGCCACACTGATACTGCTTGTGGGCTATATCTGGGTCGAAAATCATTACATGCAAGACAGCCAGCCATCAATTGCTGAAGTCCAAAAGAAGCTCAATCAGCTCAAGCTACCGCCAGGATTTAAAATCGAGCTATATGCCCGCGTACCTTTTGCCAGACAACTGGCTCTGGCTGACAATTTGCTCTTTGTCGGTGCCAGACAAAATGACAGAGTGCATGTCATCGTGGACAAAGACAGGGACAGTAAGGCCGATGCCATCATACCTATAAGAGGATTTAAATCTCCCAACGGCGTTGCTTTCAAAGACGACACACTCTATATAGGCGAAGTAGACCGCATCCTCAAAATAGACCACATAAGTAAAGTCTATGGTGACAATCCACGTGCGAAGCTATATAAAGACGGTCTGCCTGCCGACACACATCATGGCTGGAAGTACATCCGCTTTGCCCCAGATGGCACACTCTTTACGGCTCAGGGTATGCCCTGCAATATCTGCGAAAAAGAAGATCCTATCTACGGCACCATTTTAAATCTGGACAAAAAAAATAACTGGCAAATTTATGCCTCCGGCGTGCGCAACTCAGTGGGTTTTGACTGGCAGCCAGGCTCGGGTGACTTGTGGTTTACAGATAACGGACGCGACTGGCTCGGCGATGACTTGCCTCCTGATGAGCTAAATCACGCCAGTGCCCCTGGTATGTTTTTTGGCTTCCCCTATCGCTATGGCAACAATGTGCCGGACCCTGAGTATGGTGACAAGCTGCATTTTGGCGCAAAAGTCAAAGATGCAAACGCCCTTACTGCTCCCGCCAGATCGCTCAACGCTCACGTAGCAGCGCTCGGTATGCGCTTTTGTAACAGCAAGAGCTTCCCCAGTCAGTACAAAAATACAGTTTTTATCTGTGAGCATGGCTCATGGAACCGCTCCAAACCAATTGGTTATCGCATCATGGCAGTTGACCTGTCGCAAAATCCACCCACTTACACCCCATTTATCACTGGCTGGCAACAGCCGGATGGCACACCATGGGGGCGACCTGTCGATCTCACTTTTGCTAGCGATGGCTCGATGTTTATCTCAGACGATCATGCCGGCGTAGTTTATCGCCTCACATATCAGGGCGAGCATTAA
- a CDS encoding globin, with amino-acid sequence MDPINLIYAAIGTEEPYYRLVEHFYTGVWADPVLRPIYPDDLAEAKRKLALYLIYRTGGSPAYEQERGHPRMRVRHMPFKIGIKERDAWMANMNAALDKTPEFAPHRADLDAFFEHFATFMINQPA; translated from the coding sequence ATGGACCCAATTAACTTGATATACGCCGCAATTGGCACCGAAGAGCCCTATTACCGCCTGGTAGAACACTTTTATACAGGTGTGTGGGCTGACCCTGTGCTCAGACCTATCTATCCAGATGATCTGGCTGAGGCAAAGCGCAAATTAGCTCTCTATTTGATTTATCGTACTGGCGGTAGCCCGGCCTATGAGCAGGAGCGCGGTCATCCCCGCATGAGAGTGCGCCACATGCCATTTAAAATTGGCATAAAAGAGCGCGATGCCTGGATGGCAAATATGAATGCAGCACTCGATAAAACACCAGAGTTTGCCCCGCACAGAGCAGATCTAGATGCGTTTTTTGAGCATTTTGCTACTTTTATGATTAATCAGCCGGCCTAG
- a CDS encoding DUF1475 domain-containing protein: MITLLKVIYAIVLIVMIAVTAWSGMHENILAIPPVVLNDVWFKATLFDAYFGFMSFFFWICYREKSLALKVFLFFAIVFLGNIAMAIYALVALFRLKPGDGVQKLFARR, translated from the coding sequence ATGATCACTCTACTAAAGGTAATCTATGCGATAGTCCTAATAGTCATGATCGCAGTGACAGCCTGGTCAGGCATGCATGAAAACATTCTAGCAATACCACCAGTAGTGCTCAATGATGTTTGGTTTAAAGCCACACTCTTTGATGCCTATTTTGGCTTTATGTCATTCTTTTTTTGGATTTGCTACAGAGAAAAATCACTCGCGCTTAAAGTCTTCTTGTTTTTTGCTATTGTTTTTTTGGGCAACATCGCTATGGCAATCTACGCTCTTGTCGCGCTATTCCGCCTCAAGCCTGGTGATGGTGTGCAAAAATTGTTTGCAAGACGCTAG
- a CDS encoding alpha-glucosidase, with the protein MEAGTGFVPDQFSTISRSPRQIWQHRQPGKDIFVGNVDVATAVVAGVRVLRLRVMPDDLPTDHKERADLLNWPSSYALSAQALASIKWQPEGLEICDVVPGFSWQKSEDARYDFKFDLAADIKCLGLGERYSDLDLRGARHTLCSTDNPSHDESADALYKAIPFAIFMESASASLNKGEAQSVAKGFALLLDSPAPQVWDLDKELDGKARIELFSRRGFILYAFTSAVLPDLVRAYTELTGRVSQPPRWSLGHQQSRWSYPDQDTALELARQFRERKIPCDTIVLDIDYMDDYRVFTSSDERFPDFNRMVAELARDHFRVVTAVDPGIKVDDNYLAYTDGLKQDVFCKTADGEVFVDRVWPGKAVFPDFMRADVRDWWAQKLDFYTSNGIAGIWNDMNEPAYFDTPGVKVDTFDELPEPQSQLFMQNDNGEIVGHYEVRNLYGSGMAQATHQALTKTRPSERPFILTRSAYAGIQRYSAVWLGDNKSWWEHLRLSLPMLVNIGLSGVPFAGVDIGGFGDTCDPEMLIRWYEIGIFFPFFRNHCWLKGRAQEPFAYSEPVEQKVKRLIEIRYQLLPYIIDLFRQSAVDGAPLMRPLAWSYGSDKTALSVFDQFMFGDDILVAPVLNRAQSHRNVYLPEGNWYRFDSDEVLVGGQWHYLSMPLGVCPAFVREGSILALCDGMQSTDDYAQADITFKVYGVRAYGSFYQDDGISFDWQDGKYFACNLAFEQGKLTASDIHSGLELKERKYFVSYRNSKTDFVVC; encoded by the coding sequence ATGGAAGCTGGCACTGGCTTTGTACCTGATCAGTTTAGTACTATCAGTCGCAGCCCCAGACAAATCTGGCAGCACAGGCAACCTGGTAAAGACATCTTTGTCGGCAATGTCGATGTCGCTACTGCAGTCGTGGCCGGTGTCAGAGTCTTGCGTCTGCGCGTTATGCCAGACGATTTGCCGACTGACCACAAAGAGAGAGCCGATTTACTCAATTGGCCGAGCTCTTATGCTCTTTCAGCTCAGGCACTCGCTAGTATCAAGTGGCAGCCTGAGGGCCTAGAGATATGTGATGTAGTGCCTGGCTTTAGTTGGCAAAAGTCAGAGGATGCTCGCTATGACTTTAAGTTTGACCTGGCCGCTGATATTAAGTGTCTCGGTCTGGGAGAGCGCTACAGTGATCTAGATTTGCGTGGAGCCAGACATACGCTTTGCTCCACTGATAATCCCAGTCATGATGAGAGCGCTGATGCCCTCTATAAAGCGATACCATTTGCCATTTTTATGGAGTCTGCCTCAGCCAGTTTGAATAAAGGTGAAGCTCAGAGTGTAGCTAAAGGTTTTGCACTGCTGCTCGATAGCCCAGCTCCACAAGTCTGGGACCTGGACAAAGAGCTTGATGGCAAGGCGCGCATAGAGCTATTTAGTCGTCGTGGATTTATTCTTTATGCTTTTACTAGTGCGGTATTGCCAGATCTGGTGCGCGCTTATACAGAGCTTACTGGGCGTGTCAGCCAGCCGCCGCGCTGGAGTCTGGGGCATCAACAGAGCCGCTGGAGTTATCCAGATCAAGACACAGCCCTGGAGCTTGCCCGTCAGTTTAGAGAGCGCAAAATACCTTGCGATACTATCGTGCTCGATATTGATTACATGGATGACTACCGCGTCTTTACCAGTAGTGATGAGCGTTTTCCCGATTTTAATAGGATGGTGGCAGAGCTTGCCAGAGATCATTTCCGAGTAGTAACAGCTGTCGATCCTGGTATAAAAGTCGACGACAATTATTTGGCCTACACAGATGGACTCAAACAAGATGTATTTTGCAAAACAGCTGATGGAGAGGTTTTTGTAGACAGGGTCTGGCCTGGTAAAGCGGTTTTTCCTGATTTTATGCGGGCAGATGTCAGAGACTGGTGGGCTCAAAAGCTTGATTTTTACACGTCAAACGGCATCGCTGGTATCTGGAATGACATGAATGAACCAGCATACTTTGATACTCCAGGTGTCAAAGTCGATACTTTTGATGAGCTGCCAGAGCCACAATCACAGCTCTTTATGCAAAATGACAATGGAGAAATTGTCGGACACTATGAAGTACGCAATTTGTACGGTAGTGGCATGGCACAGGCTACCCATCAGGCTCTAACAAAAACTCGCCCCAGCGAGAGACCATTTATTTTGACTCGCTCTGCCTATGCTGGTATACAGCGGTATAGTGCAGTCTGGCTTGGCGACAACAAATCCTGGTGGGAGCATCTGCGTCTTAGTCTGCCGATGTTGGTCAATATTGGGCTTTCGGGTGTGCCTTTTGCTGGTGTTGATATCGGTGGTTTTGGCGATACTTGCGATCCTGAGATGCTCATCCGCTGGTACGAGATTGGTATTTTCTTTCCATTCTTTCGCAATCATTGCTGGCTCAAAGGTCGTGCTCAAGAGCCTTTTGCCTATAGTGAGCCGGTAGAACAAAAAGTCAAAAGACTGATTGAGATACGTTATCAACTTTTGCCTTATATCATTGATTTATTCCGCCAGAGTGCTGTTGATGGTGCACCATTGATGCGTCCTTTAGCTTGGTCTTATGGCTCAGATAAGACTGCTCTGTCAGTCTTTGATCAGTTTATGTTTGGCGATGACATCCTTGTAGCACCGGTTTTAAACCGCGCTCAGAGCCATCGTAATGTCTATTTGCCGGAGGGCAATTGGTATCGATTTGACAGCGATGAAGTCCTCGTTGGAGGACAATGGCACTATCTATCGATGCCCCTCGGTGTTTGCCCGGCATTTGTGCGTGAGGGCTCTATATTGGCTCTTTGTGATGGCATGCAGAGCACGGACGACTATGCACAGGCTGATATCACCTTTAAGGTTTATGGCGTTCGAGCTTATGGCTCTTTTTATCAAGACGACGGTATCTCTTTTGACTGGCAGGACGGCAAATACTTTGCTTGCAATCTTGCTTTTGAGCAGGGCAAGCTTACTGCTAGTGATATTCACAGTGGACTTGAGCTAAAAGAGCGCAAGTATTTTGTCAGCTATAGAAACAGTAAAACTGACTTTGTCGTTTGCTAA